The following coding sequences are from one Parabacteroides pacaensis window:
- a CDS encoding MBL fold metallo-hydrolase — translation MEVKFIEAGKFFADGGAMFGAIPKTAWDRRYPCDRKNGCILTMRCALIMTDDGRVILIDTGAGDKQLAKLSYYRFFDLKDIAKELSLYGISCEDVTDVVLTHLHFDHCGYVTRKNEKSGELSLAFPRATYWVSNRQWENFLHPHPLEKDSYFHENLLLVRNLGLLQLVNSDTELCRDVSLRLYDGHTPGQLVPYINMPDQTFVFAGDVIPLVASVSPEWISAYDVSPLVSYNEKIRMLEEAVIKKQRIIYCHDAYVESSEIKKLNSFYKAVNITGREENA, via the coding sequence ATGGAAGTTAAATTTATAGAGGCCGGTAAGTTTTTCGCTGACGGAGGTGCTATGTTCGGTGCTATTCCTAAAACTGCCTGGGACAGGCGTTATCCTTGTGACCGAAAGAATGGTTGTATCCTTACGATGAGGTGTGCATTAATAATGACCGATGACGGTCGTGTTATTCTTATCGATACCGGGGCGGGTGATAAACAATTGGCTAAACTTTCTTATTATCGTTTTTTTGATCTGAAAGATATCGCAAAAGAACTGTCTCTCTATGGAATTTCTTGCGAAGATGTTACCGATGTGGTGTTGACTCATCTTCATTTTGACCATTGCGGATATGTGACCCGGAAAAATGAAAAGTCGGGAGAGTTGTCGCTTGCTTTCCCTCGTGCCACTTACTGGGTAAGTAACCGGCAATGGGAAAATTTTCTTCATCCTCACCCCTTGGAAAAGGACTCCTATTTTCATGAAAACCTTTTACTCGTAAGGAATTTGGGATTATTGCAATTGGTAAACTCAGATACGGAGTTATGCCGGGACGTCTCTTTGCGTTTATATGACGGACATACGCCCGGTCAGTTGGTTCCCTATATAAATATGCCGGATCAAACATTCGTTTTTGCCGGAGATGTGATCCCTCTTGTCGCTTCCGTATCTCCCGAATGGATTTCGGCTTATGATGTTTCTCCTTTGGTTTCTTATAATGAGAAAATCCGGATGTTGGAAGAAGCCGTAATAAAGAAACAAAGAATTATATATTGCCATGATGCTTATGTGGAAAGTTCTGAGATAAAGAAATTGAATTCTTTTTATAAGGCTGTTAATATAACGGGTAGGGAGGAGAATGCGTAA
- a CDS encoding FecR family protein: MSTFSKINSELITKYIKKQLTAEERSILIKWLEEDPDNQKLLFDLKEIYVTGRQDELLEKADTVNEWDKLYTHMKRQPRQEKRSTLPRTFLKWTSAAAVLLLFFFIGTQAPDFLSDKKDQYFTIETKAGEQTSINLADGTTVKLNSMSKIMYPATFNEQNRVIYLEGEAMFDVKHTTGHQPFRVNVKEYAITVLGTRFNISAYSTDSVHTTTLKNGKVKITGLKDEPQYTGILSEGKEFVYQRTTGKHYIANADMEYALGWTNGQLIFKNSPLNEVITSLQRKFGYAFFIQDNRLKELTYTATIEKESLPDILQNMSVVTPRLAYQIDHRKQRVYLTFRN; this comes from the coding sequence ATGTCCACATTCTCAAAAATAAATAGTGAGCTTATTACGAAATATATAAAGAAACAACTCACCGCCGAAGAACGGTCGATCCTTATAAAATGGTTGGAAGAAGACCCGGATAATCAAAAGTTGTTGTTCGATTTAAAAGAAATATACGTCACCGGCCGGCAAGACGAATTATTAGAAAAGGCCGACACGGTAAACGAATGGGACAAATTATACACACACATGAAAAGGCAGCCTCGACAAGAAAAGAGGTCTACCCTTCCCCGGACATTTTTAAAGTGGACAAGTGCGGCAGCCGTACTTCTCCTTTTCTTCTTTATAGGAACTCAAGCACCCGACTTTTTATCAGATAAAAAAGATCAATACTTTACCATCGAGACAAAAGCCGGTGAACAAACGTCTATTAATTTGGCGGATGGAACAACGGTTAAGCTCAACTCCATGTCCAAGATCATGTACCCCGCTACTTTTAACGAGCAGAACCGGGTGATATATCTGGAAGGCGAAGCGATGTTCGACGTAAAACACACAACCGGCCACCAGCCTTTCCGCGTCAACGTAAAAGAGTATGCCATTACCGTACTCGGCACCCGTTTTAACATATCGGCTTATAGTACCGATTCCGTTCACACTACTACGCTAAAGAACGGAAAAGTAAAAATTACCGGTTTAAAGGATGAGCCGCAATATACCGGCATCCTTTCCGAAGGCAAAGAGTTTGTCTACCAACGCACTACAGGCAAACATTACATTGCCAATGCGGATATGGAATATGCGCTGGGCTGGACCAACGGACAGCTTATCTTCAAGAATTCCCCTCTCAACGAGGTAATCACTTCCTTGCAACGGAAGTTCGGTTACGCCTTCTTTATACAAGACAACAGATTGAAAGAGCTTACCTATACCGCTACGATAGAAAAAGAATCCCTGCCGGATATATTACAAAATATGTCAGTAGTAACACCCCGCCTCGCTTATCAAATAGACCACCGGAAGCAAAGAGTGTATCTGACTTTCCGCAATTAA
- a CDS encoding Mur ligase family protein codes for MRKVHLVSISEPVVLDLALALKEKGYDVSASGTNVSDYDIQRLREVGIACPGEGWFPDRLTKDIQFVVLGSTVRQDNPEFEKAKVMGLLTISIPEFIFQRTKGKTRLVVSGSKGKKSIISMIIYAFKRQHMSFDYALSSNTPLLPNRVGLSYAARIAIIEGDEHVTSALEARFQLEFYRPHIAVISNIDWIQSEEHATLEGYISTYRNFTASIEREGKLIYYGNDRIVSELAAQVREDITAIPYDTHEVKEENGQTVLTTRYGNFPVKIQDEYFLTNLNAARLACRHLGMKDADFYKAISEYSLTMNI; via the coding sequence ATGAGAAAAGTTCATTTAGTCTCCATATCCGAACCTGTTGTTCTTGACCTTGCGCTTGCTCTAAAAGAAAAAGGTTATGATGTAAGCGCATCCGGTACAAACGTAAGCGATTATGATATTCAACGCCTACGCGAGGTAGGTATTGCCTGCCCGGGTGAAGGCTGGTTTCCCGATCGATTAACGAAAGATATCCAGTTTGTAGTACTGGGATCTACGGTACGGCAAGACAACCCGGAGTTCGAGAAAGCAAAAGTGATGGGATTACTTACCATTTCCATTCCTGAATTTATTTTCCAACGTACAAAAGGAAAAACACGGTTAGTGGTATCAGGCAGCAAAGGGAAAAAAAGTATTATTTCCATGATCATTTATGCTTTCAAACGCCAACACATGTCGTTCGATTATGCATTGAGCAGCAATACGCCACTGCTTCCCAACCGCGTAGGGTTAAGCTACGCAGCCCGGATTGCCATCATAGAAGGAGACGAGCATGTTACATCGGCACTGGAGGCTCGTTTTCAATTGGAATTTTACCGGCCTCATATTGCAGTAATCAGCAATATAGACTGGATACAAAGTGAGGAACACGCTACTTTAGAAGGATACATCAGTACGTATCGTAATTTTACAGCTTCCATCGAACGGGAAGGTAAGCTGATTTACTATGGGAACGACCGGATTGTTTCGGAACTTGCCGCCCAGGTGAGAGAAGATATTACAGCCATTCCTTACGATACGCATGAAGTAAAAGAGGAAAACGGCCAGACGGTATTAACTACCCGGTATGGCAATTTTCCGGTAAAAATACAGGATGAGTATTTCCTGACTAATTTGAATGCAGCCCGTTTGGCATGCCGCCACTTGGGAATGAAAGATGCAGATTTTTACAAAGCCATTTCAGAATATAGCTTAACTATGAATATATGA
- a CDS encoding RNA polymerase sigma-70 factor has protein sequence MLERDDEHLYALVRKGNEQAFKYFFMKYQPKLFVFCYSITGEEEIAKDLAQETFITFWEKRDTIITDYAVTAYLFKIGHGKCRDYLKRNNLKSNFSDLTEFQLSELELNYYEEEKDILDSLYYKEINNAYEKAIGKLPAQCRAVYNMSHKEELKSSEIASKLSLSLRTVENHLYRATKFIRDEMKRYALFLF, from the coding sequence ATGTTAGAAAGAGACGATGAGCATCTGTATGCTTTAGTAAGGAAAGGCAACGAGCAGGCTTTCAAATATTTTTTTATGAAATACCAGCCCAAGCTCTTTGTGTTCTGCTATAGTATTACAGGCGAAGAGGAGATCGCGAAAGATCTTGCTCAAGAGACTTTTATTACCTTTTGGGAAAAACGCGACACCATTATAACCGATTACGCAGTAACGGCTTATTTATTTAAAATAGGACATGGAAAATGTCGCGATTACCTGAAACGGAATAACCTGAAAAGCAATTTCAGCGACCTGACGGAATTCCAGTTAAGCGAATTGGAATTGAACTACTATGAAGAAGAGAAAGATATTCTCGATTCGCTCTATTATAAAGAAATAAACAATGCCTATGAAAAAGCAATCGGCAAGTTACCCGCCCAATGCCGGGCAGTATATAATATGAGTCACAAAGAAGAATTGAAAAGTTCTGAAATTGCCAGCAAACTTTCTCTATCTTTGCGTACTGTTGAAAATCATTTATACAGGGCAACCAAATTTATCAGGGATGAAATGAAGAGGTATGCTTTATTCTTGTTTTGA
- a CDS encoding beta-ketoacyl-ACP synthase III, which yields MEKINAVITGIGGYVPEDILTNEELSKIVDTNEEWILTRVGIKERHVLGKGLGTSYMGTRAVRQLLEKTKTDPMDIEVILCATTTPDYPFPTTASIIAHNTGMKNACTFDVQGACAGFLYALETGANYIRSGRYKKVVVVSGDKMTSITNYEDRSTCPLFGDACGAVLLEPTTEEIGLLDTFLRTDGIGFPNLHMAAGGSANPASHETVENRQHFVYQEGRVVFKYAVSYMADAAATIMGRNNLTKDDVAWFIPHQANWRIIDAVARRLDVPMEKVIVNIERYGNTSAGTIPICLWEWEKNLKKGDNLILAAFGAGFTWGALYLKWGYDGEKA from the coding sequence ATGGAGAAAATTAATGCGGTAATTACGGGAATAGGGGGATATGTTCCTGAAGATATCCTGACAAATGAAGAGTTGTCTAAAATAGTAGATACAAATGAAGAATGGATATTGACTCGTGTTGGTATTAAAGAAAGGCATGTATTAGGTAAAGGATTGGGAACTTCTTACATGGGAACCCGCGCCGTACGGCAGTTGCTGGAAAAAACAAAAACCGACCCGATGGATATTGAAGTTATTCTATGTGCTACTACTACACCGGATTATCCTTTTCCAACTACCGCTTCTATTATTGCTCATAATACCGGAATGAAAAATGCTTGCACGTTTGACGTGCAAGGCGCGTGTGCCGGTTTTTTGTATGCATTAGAGACAGGTGCAAATTACATCCGTTCCGGAAGGTATAAAAAAGTGGTTGTCGTATCGGGAGATAAAATGACTTCTATTACTAATTATGAGGATAGAAGTACATGCCCTTTGTTTGGGGATGCTTGTGGGGCTGTATTACTTGAACCTACTACGGAGGAGATAGGGTTATTAGATACTTTTCTCCGTACGGATGGCATTGGTTTTCCGAATTTGCATATGGCTGCAGGAGGATCTGCTAACCCGGCTTCTCATGAAACAGTAGAAAACCGTCAGCATTTTGTATATCAAGAGGGACGTGTCGTATTTAAGTATGCTGTTTCTTATATGGCCGATGCAGCGGCTACGATTATGGGCCGGAATAATCTAACGAAAGATGATGTTGCTTGGTTTATTCCTCATCAAGCGAATTGGCGTATTATCGATGCGGTAGCACGACGTTTAGATGTTCCTATGGAAAAAGTGATTGTTAATATAGAACGATATGGAAATACCAGTGCGGGTACAATTCCTATTTGTCTTTGGGAATGGGAAAAAAATCTAAAAAAAGGAGATAATCTTATTCTTGCGGCATTCGGTGCAGGTTTTACTTGGGGCGCACTTTATTTAAAATGGGGATATGATGGAGAAAAAGCATAA
- a CDS encoding peptide chain release factor 3 has product MSQFSEEIRKRRTFAIISHPDAGKTTLTEKLLLFGGAIHVAGAVKSNKIKKTATSDWMEIEKQRGISVATSVMGFNYGDYKINILDTPGHQDFAEDTFRTLTAVDSVIIVIDVAKGVEAQTRKLMEVCRMRKTPVIVFINKLDRDGKDPFDLLDEIEAELHIHVRPLSWPIDMGQNFKGVYNIYEQKLNLYTPSKQYVTENIEFKDIDSPELETHIGGPLAEKLRADIELIEGVYPEFDVDTYLKGDIAPVFFGSALNNFGVKEILDCFVQIAPSPRPVQAVERVIDPDEDAFSGFVFKIHANMDPNHRSCIAFVKICSGRFERNANYKHIRFGKMMRFSSPTAFMAQKKETVDEAFAGDIIGLPDTGNFKIGDSLSSGEEIHFKGLPSFSPEMFKYIENADPMKSKQLTKGIDQLMDEGVAQLFTNQFNGRKIIGTVGQLQFEVIQYRLLHEYGAQCKWEPLSLYKACWIESDNEEMLANFKKRKAQYMATDKEGRDVYLADSSYVLMMAQQDFPDIKFHFTSEF; this is encoded by the coding sequence ATGAGTCAGTTTTCAGAAGAAATCAGGAAAAGAAGAACCTTTGCCATTATCAGTCACCCCGACGCGGGTAAAACAACACTAACCGAAAAACTGCTGCTTTTCGGTGGCGCGATCCACGTAGCCGGAGCTGTCAAATCAAACAAGATTAAGAAAACTGCTACTTCCGACTGGATGGAGATTGAAAAACAACGGGGTATTTCCGTTGCTACTTCGGTTATGGGGTTCAATTACGGCGATTATAAAATCAATATCTTGGATACGCCGGGTCACCAGGACTTTGCCGAAGATACGTTCCGTACGCTTACGGCGGTAGACAGTGTCATCATTGTAATCGATGTGGCCAAGGGAGTAGAAGCCCAGACCCGGAAACTGATGGAAGTCTGCCGTATGCGCAAAACTCCGGTGATCGTTTTTATTAATAAATTGGACCGGGACGGAAAAGATCCCTTCGACCTGCTCGATGAGATAGAAGCGGAACTTCATATCCATGTACGTCCGTTAAGTTGGCCTATCGACATGGGGCAAAATTTCAAAGGAGTATACAATATATATGAACAAAAGCTCAATTTATATACACCCAGCAAACAATACGTTACAGAGAATATAGAATTTAAAGATATCGACAGTCCGGAACTGGAAACCCATATAGGCGGTCCTTTAGCCGAAAAACTTCGTGCCGACATCGAATTGATAGAAGGAGTCTACCCCGAATTCGATGTGGATACTTATTTAAAAGGAGATATTGCCCCGGTATTCTTTGGCTCGGCACTGAACAATTTCGGTGTAAAAGAAATCTTGGATTGTTTTGTTCAAATCGCTCCCTCCCCTCGTCCGGTACAAGCGGTTGAACGGGTAATAGATCCTGACGAAGACGCCTTTTCAGGATTTGTTTTTAAGATACATGCCAATATGGACCCGAACCACCGTAGCTGTATTGCGTTTGTCAAGATTTGTTCGGGCCGGTTTGAGCGGAATGCCAACTATAAACACATCCGTTTCGGAAAAATGATGCGATTCAGTAGTCCCACGGCTTTTATGGCACAGAAGAAAGAAACCGTAGACGAAGCTTTTGCCGGAGACATTATCGGGTTGCCCGATACGGGAAACTTTAAAATCGGCGACAGCCTTTCTTCCGGAGAAGAGATTCATTTCAAAGGCTTACCCAGTTTCTCGCCGGAAATGTTCAAATATATCGAGAATGCAGACCCCATGAAGTCGAAACAGCTCACAAAAGGGATCGACCAGCTAATGGACGAAGGGGTCGCCCAGTTATTTACCAACCAGTTCAACGGTCGTAAAATTATCGGTACGGTAGGCCAGCTTCAATTCGAAGTAATCCAGTACCGCCTGTTGCACGAATACGGAGCCCAATGCAAATGGGAGCCACTTTCCCTTTACAAAGCTTGCTGGATTGAAAGTGACAACGAGGAAATGCTGGCAAACTTTAAGAAACGAAAAGCTCAATACATGGCCACGGATAAAGAAGGCCGAGATGTGTACCTGGCCGATTCAAGTTATGTACTGATGATGGCGCAACAAGATTTCCCGGATATCAAATTCCATTTCACCTCGGAATTCTAG
- a CDS encoding DUF4924 family protein, with protein sequence MIVANEKRKKNIAEYLLYMWQVEDLIRANHFDIEKIKKDIISQYDQPEAVKEKITRWYEELIDMMRTEGVKEKGHIQINQNVIIELTDLHLRLLKSPQETVYGAVYYQTLPYIVELRSKSGGEKLSEIETCFTALYGYLLLRMQQKPVSEETQQAIKQISSFLALLAEKYRQEKAGELNLEEK encoded by the coding sequence ATGATTGTAGCAAACGAAAAACGGAAAAAGAACATTGCCGAGTACCTTCTTTATATGTGGCAGGTAGAAGACCTGATCCGTGCTAATCATTTCGATATCGAAAAAATAAAAAAGGACATTATCTCGCAGTATGACCAGCCTGAAGCTGTAAAAGAAAAGATTACCCGATGGTACGAAGAACTTATCGATATGATGAGAACAGAAGGGGTAAAAGAAAAAGGTCATATCCAAATTAACCAAAATGTGATTATCGAACTTACCGATTTGCATTTACGTTTATTGAAATCTCCTCAAGAGACAGTATATGGAGCCGTTTATTACCAAACGCTTCCCTATATTGTAGAATTAAGAAGTAAATCCGGAGGTGAAAAGTTGTCTGAAATTGAAACTTGTTTTACCGCTCTATACGGTTATTTATTACTACGTATGCAACAGAAACCGGTAAGTGAAGAAACGCAACAAGCGATTAAACAAATAAGTAGTTTTTTGGCTCTTCTCGCAGAAAAGTATCGGCAGGAAAAAGCCGGAGAGCTGAATTTAGAAGAGAAATAA
- the rpmF gene encoding 50S ribosomal protein L32, with translation MAHPKRRQGKTRTAKRRTHDKAVAPTLAICPNCGAWHVYHTVCGECGYYRGKLAIEKEAAV, from the coding sequence ATGGCACATCCTAAAAGAAGACAAGGTAAAACAAGAACAGCCAAGAGAAGAACTCACGATAAGGCTGTAGCTCCTACGTTGGCTATTTGCCCGAACTGTGGCGCATGGCATGTTTATCACACCGTGTGTGGTGAATGCGGATATTACAGAGGTAAATTAGCAATTGAAAAAGAAGCCGCTGTATAA
- the rfbD gene encoding dTDP-4-dehydrorhamnose reductase, producing MKNILVTGANGQLGNEMRLLAKENTQYNFFFTDVDTLDICDKEAVLTYATGNKINYIINCAAYTAVDNAEDNEALCRKINRDAVRNLGEIAALIHAKVIHVSTDYVFDGTKHIPYVETDPTCPDSVYGRTKLAGEEALSAACPEAVIIRTAWLYSEFGNNFVKTMLRLGSERERLNVIFDQVGTPTYAADLALAIMEIVRNAEKGNFQPGIYHFSDEGVCSWYDFTVSILRMAGIVSCTVTPIETKDYPAKASRPHYSVLNKGKIKSTYHLTIPHWEQSLAKCIEKLKKQ from the coding sequence ATGAAAAATATACTAGTTACAGGTGCTAACGGACAGTTAGGTAACGAAATGCGTTTACTTGCAAAGGAAAATACGCAATACAACTTCTTTTTTACAGATGTAGATACACTCGATATCTGTGATAAGGAAGCTGTCTTGACGTATGCTACCGGCAACAAGATAAACTACATCATAAACTGTGCTGCTTACACGGCTGTGGATAATGCGGAAGACAATGAAGCATTATGCAGAAAAATTAACCGGGATGCGGTACGCAATTTAGGAGAAATAGCCGCTTTGATTCATGCCAAAGTAATTCATGTATCTACGGATTACGTTTTTGACGGTACAAAGCATATCCCCTACGTGGAAACAGACCCGACTTGTCCCGATTCAGTTTACGGCCGCACTAAACTGGCGGGCGAAGAAGCTTTATCGGCAGCTTGCCCGGAAGCCGTTATTATTCGTACAGCTTGGTTATATTCCGAGTTCGGCAATAATTTTGTAAAAACGATGCTCCGCCTGGGTAGCGAACGGGAACGATTGAATGTAATATTCGACCAGGTCGGAACCCCTACCTATGCAGCCGATTTAGCCCTCGCTATTATGGAAATAGTCCGGAATGCGGAGAAAGGAAATTTCCAGCCGGGAATTTATCATTTCTCCGACGAAGGGGTTTGCAGTTGGTACGATTTTACCGTATCCATTTTGCGAATGGCAGGCATCGTCTCCTGTACCGTAACACCGATCGAGACAAAAGATTATCCGGCCAAAGCCAGCCGTCCCCATTACAGCGTATTAAATAAAGGAAAGATAAAAAGCACCTACCACCTTACCATCCCTCACTGGGAACAGAGTTTGGCCAAGTGCATCGAAAAGTTGAAGAAACAATGA
- a CDS encoding MATE family efflux transporter: MTDTIIQRLEQEPIGKLLLSYATPAIIGTIVNSLYNIVDRIFIGQGVGSLAISGLALTFPILTFLQAFGMLVGAGASARVSIFLGRKENEKADHVLGNALILTCSFSAVTIIPSLIFLKDLLLVFGGSEQTIPYAEAYLYITIPANFLATLSFSYNAVMRASGYPTKAMIAMLIGAILNIILDPVFIFALNMGIQGAAIATVISLAVSASIVMSHFVRKSSIVRFQRKYFKPDWKIILGILSIGMSPFAMQLAASLVNTLLNTSLIKYGGDLAVGAYGIINSFGILLVMLVLGISQGMQPIVGFNYGAGHNDRVIEALKLAVILATLITSAGFFCSFFIPEFIVRAFTPDPELINIASNGLHITFAAFIIVGFQMVTGTFFQSIGIAWKAMLQSLLRQCVFLIPALLIAPLYYGLDGVWMASPIADILAAVVSGAFLVWQVRELKKTPGQIKKM; this comes from the coding sequence ATGACGGATACGATTATTCAACGCCTGGAACAGGAACCTATAGGGAAACTTTTGCTAAGTTATGCTACTCCGGCAATAATAGGTACTATAGTTAACTCATTATATAATATTGTAGACCGTATTTTTATTGGACAGGGTGTCGGTTCGTTAGCCATTTCCGGACTAGCGTTAACTTTCCCGATCCTTACTTTCTTACAGGCTTTCGGTATGTTGGTAGGGGCGGGGGCATCTGCTCGCGTATCTATATTCTTAGGTAGAAAAGAAAATGAAAAAGCAGATCATGTATTGGGAAATGCTTTGATACTTACCTGTTCTTTTAGTGCGGTTACTATTATTCCTTCTTTGATTTTCCTTAAAGACTTGTTATTGGTGTTCGGTGGAAGTGAGCAAACCATTCCTTATGCGGAAGCTTATCTATATATAACGATCCCAGCTAATTTTCTGGCAACATTGAGTTTTAGCTATAATGCAGTGATGCGAGCCTCCGGCTATCCTACGAAAGCGATGATCGCGATGCTGATCGGGGCTATATTGAATATTATTTTGGATCCCGTTTTTATATTTGCCTTGAATATGGGTATTCAAGGGGCTGCAATTGCTACTGTTATATCTTTGGCGGTAAGTGCTTCCATAGTTATGTCTCATTTTGTCCGGAAAAGTAGTATTGTGCGTTTTCAAAGAAAATACTTTAAACCGGATTGGAAAATTATTTTGGGTATCCTGTCGATCGGGATGTCTCCTTTTGCCATGCAATTAGCTGCAAGTTTGGTAAATACCCTTTTAAATACTTCTTTGATAAAGTATGGAGGTGATCTGGCAGTAGGTGCTTACGGCATTATTAATAGCTTCGGTATTTTATTAGTGATGCTGGTTTTAGGTATTTCACAAGGAATGCAGCCGATTGTCGGATTTAATTATGGTGCAGGACATAACGATCGGGTAATTGAAGCTTTAAAGTTGGCTGTTATCCTAGCAACACTGATTACTTCTGCCGGCTTTTTCTGTAGCTTTTTTATCCCGGAATTTATTGTGCGTGCATTTACCCCTGACCCTGAATTGATAAATATTGCTTCGAACGGATTACATATTACTTTTGCTGCTTTTATTATTGTGGGCTTCCAAATGGTAACAGGCACTTTTTTTCAAAGTATAGGGATTGCATGGAAAGCCATGTTGCAAAGCTTGTTAAGGCAATGTGTCTTTTTAATTCCTGCATTGTTAATTGCGCCTTTATATTATGGGCTTGACGGGGTATGGATGGCGTCGCCTATTGCAGATATTTTAGCAGCTGTCGTATCAGGTGCTTTTTTAGTTTGGCAAGTTCGGGAACTTAAAAAAACACCGGGTCAAATTAAAAAAATGTAA
- a CDS encoding DUF4251 domain-containing protein — MKKILFFAAVLLVLCAGCGVNSPTSGSQNMTRAERDAQRKEQKAKEAAEDRAWYEAAVQAIKERSFVLEADRVEFKRGRFAYVTPNTNFVSLDGNKAVVQLAFNTGYSGPNGIGGITVDGNVSGLDVKTDKKGNVNIKMMIQGTAISASVSIRMSAGSNKATATVSPNFNSNRVSFSGTIYPTSQSNVFKGRTLY, encoded by the coding sequence ATGAAAAAGATTTTATTTTTTGCCGCAGTGCTTTTAGTGCTGTGCGCAGGATGTGGAGTAAACTCTCCGACTTCAGGTTCTCAGAACATGACCAGAGCAGAACGCGATGCTCAGAGAAAAGAGCAGAAAGCAAAAGAGGCTGCAGAAGACAGAGCATGGTACGAAGCTGCCGTACAAGCAATAAAAGAACGTTCATTCGTTTTAGAAGCGGATCGTGTTGAATTTAAACGTGGTCGTTTTGCTTATGTGACTCCTAATACCAATTTTGTATCACTCGATGGAAATAAAGCCGTCGTACAGTTGGCATTTAATACGGGTTATTCAGGACCTAACGGCATTGGAGGAATTACTGTGGATGGTAATGTTTCGGGTTTGGACGTGAAAACAGATAAAAAAGGGAATGTGAATATTAAGATGATGATTCAAGGAACAGCTATTTCCGCATCGGTAAGTATTCGCATGTCTGCAGGTAGCAATAAAGCTACTGCTACAGTAAGTCCTAATTTTAATAGTAATCGGGTTTCTTTCAGTGGAACTATCTATCCTACTTCCCAATCCAATGTGTTTAAAGGAAGGACTTTGTATTAG
- a CDS encoding YceD family protein, translated as MGKFKLYQIDLKNLSPGVHHFEYVLENKFFIDIDGTEVQKGKVKVDLTIKRTSVAFEMNFQIEGAVMVPCDRCLDDVEVPISTQNKLVVKFGKEYAEESDEVVVIPEDEGEINLAWFIYEFVALAVPMKHVHMPGKCNKAMSSKLKKHTAKSADEDDDFVDDMEDDIIVDDDTDNRPTDPRWDALKGLTENDNN; from the coding sequence TTGGGAAAATTTAAATTATATCAAATAGATTTGAAGAATCTTTCTCCAGGAGTACATCATTTTGAGTATGTATTGGAGAATAAGTTCTTTATAGATATCGACGGCACTGAAGTTCAAAAAGGAAAGGTTAAGGTAGACTTAACTATTAAACGTACGTCGGTGGCATTTGAAATGAATTTTCAGATAGAAGGAGCCGTGATGGTTCCCTGCGACAGATGTCTGGATGACGTGGAAGTGCCTATTTCGACACAAAACAAATTAGTGGTGAAATTCGGTAAGGAATATGCCGAAGAAAGCGATGAAGTGGTAGTAATACCGGAAGATGAAGGAGAAATTAATCTAGCGTGGTTTATTTATGAATTCGTGGCTTTGGCAGTACCTATGAAACATGTACACATGCCGGGAAAATGTAACAAAGCCATGAGTTCCAAATTAAAGAAACATACCGCTAAAAGTGCAGATGAGGATGATGATTTTGTAGATGATATGGAAGATGATATCATTGTGGATGATGATACGGACAATCGTCCTACTGACCCTCGATGGGATGCACTGAAGGGATTAACTGAAAATGATAACAATTAA